A single window of Rubripirellula lacrimiformis DNA harbors:
- the purE gene encoding 5-(carboxyamino)imidazole ribonucleotide mutase: protein MSGTDFADTDATVGVIMGSRNDWETMKHASDVLKELGIAHESLVVSAHRTPARMVAYAAKADSRGLKVIIAGAGGAAHLPGMVASETNLPVIGVPVQSRALQGMDSLLSIVQMPGGIPVATMSIGNSGAKNAGILAARILALADEALAKRLADFVQKQTDAVLESAELG from the coding sequence ATGTCTGGAACCGATTTCGCAGATACCGATGCCACCGTCGGTGTGATCATGGGCAGCCGAAATGACTGGGAAACCATGAAGCACGCCTCCGATGTGCTGAAAGAACTGGGGATCGCCCACGAATCGCTTGTCGTTTCCGCACACCGCACGCCCGCCCGAATGGTCGCCTACGCCGCCAAGGCTGATTCACGAGGGCTGAAAGTGATCATCGCCGGTGCTGGTGGGGCAGCCCATTTGCCCGGCATGGTCGCATCAGAAACCAACCTGCCGGTGATCGGTGTGCCAGTGCAAAGTCGAGCTCTGCAGGGCATGGACTCGCTACTGTCGATCGTCCAGATGCCGGGCGGAATTCCGGTTGCCACCATGTCGATCGGCAACTCGGGCGCAAAAAATGCCGGTATCCTAGCCGCTAGAATCCTGGCCCTCGCCGACGAAGCATTGGCAAAGCGACTAGCCGATTTTGTGCAAAAGCAAACCGATGCTGTTTTGGAATCCGCCGAACTGGGTTGA
- a CDS encoding 5-(carboxyamino)imidazole ribonucleotide synthase: MKTILPGSTIGMVGGGQLGRMFAMAAASMGYDVVIFCESVDTPAAQVASRSVVGKLDDIEAIDAFASQCNVITLEFENIPAETIHRCSQYAATYPSAAVLAAAQDRLIEKSTLRDAGLPVTPFAEVHDAASLVSAADTLGWPLVVKTARSGYDGKGQHKVETAADADQVPWETFDSWIAEKWVPFDCEVSVVVARRADGVSETFPVFENSHANHVLDVSVVPTSVSDAVADKARQIADAAARHLDVVGILCVEFFVAGDEVMINEVAPRPHNSAHLTIEACHTSQFEQHVRAVCGLPLGSTEIRCGAAAMANLLGDVWPTDAGTPPWDQSLADPAASLHLYGKREAKTGRKMGHITVTAPTAQEAKQRVIAARDNLTS; this comes from the coding sequence ATGAAAACGATTTTGCCAGGTTCGACCATCGGGATGGTCGGCGGAGGCCAACTCGGTCGTATGTTTGCCATGGCCGCAGCGTCGATGGGTTACGACGTCGTCATTTTTTGCGAGAGCGTTGATACGCCGGCGGCCCAGGTCGCCAGCCGTTCGGTGGTTGGGAAATTGGATGACATCGAAGCAATCGACGCGTTCGCCAGTCAATGCAACGTGATCACGCTGGAATTCGAAAACATCCCGGCGGAAACCATTCATCGCTGTAGCCAGTATGCGGCCACTTACCCATCGGCCGCGGTCTTGGCCGCCGCGCAAGATCGGCTAATCGAGAAAAGCACGCTACGCGATGCGGGGCTGCCGGTCACCCCATTCGCGGAAGTGCATGACGCCGCTTCGCTGGTGTCCGCCGCTGACACGCTCGGCTGGCCGCTGGTCGTGAAGACCGCCCGCAGCGGTTACGACGGCAAGGGACAGCACAAAGTTGAAACCGCCGCCGATGCCGACCAAGTCCCGTGGGAAACCTTCGATTCCTGGATCGCCGAAAAGTGGGTTCCGTTCGACTGCGAAGTGTCGGTCGTCGTGGCTCGCCGCGCCGACGGCGTTAGCGAGACGTTTCCGGTCTTCGAAAACTCGCATGCCAATCATGTCCTGGATGTTTCGGTTGTTCCAACATCGGTGTCCGACGCGGTCGCCGACAAGGCCCGCCAGATCGCTGATGCGGCCGCACGTCACTTAGACGTTGTTGGGATTCTGTGTGTGGAGTTCTTCGTCGCCGGTGACGAGGTGATGATCAACGAAGTCGCCCCTCGCCCTCACAACTCGGCTCACTTGACAATCGAAGCCTGTCACACCAGCCAGTTTGAACAACATGTCCGCGCGGTTTGCGGGCTGCCACTGGGGTCGACGGAGATCCGCTGTGGAGCCGCTGCGATGGCGAACCTGTTGGGCGACGTCTGGCCGACCGATGCCGGAACGCCGCCATGGGACCAATCGCTAGCGGATCCGGCTGCATCGCTGCACCTGTATGGCAAACGAGAAGCCAAAACGGGCCGAAAGATGGGCCACATCACCGTGACAGCCCCGACCGCGCAAGAAGCCAAACAAAGAGTCATCGCGGCGAGGGACAATCTGACTTCGTAG
- a CDS encoding adenylate/guanylate cyclase domain-containing protein, protein MGQKVEVTVFDGAQQTWNGVSRTPLEIGRQMEGDPGPRDLQDLGDRQRLVIAPVSARAVPRIAVRIDVLDSGELQVTNAHSRMSFFVGGQTQPLAPGKSFQSADEIIVQLPENRMLRLNQSDPESIVSPTSSGDGEMFRTLSGQVESTMENVAPVRLKELFDGGSRQDHGRVAVDLVRAALTVVQKAAGSNEFFDSAVSAVATMVELDRALVLLREGDEWTVRSSYSAGQEMATHETDGGDGSSAPMNFSRGLTDRVLATGKTVIYDPANYMHTADSSMMVLDRAVAAPILNEKREVIGAIYGDRRYGSGAGDTPIGDLEAALLEVMAGAVSSGIARQRQEAIRSSLTQFFSHAIAERLEKNDDLLAGRDAEVTVLFCDIRGFSTVSERVGPKKTIEWINDVLTELSQCVTNTDGVLVDYVGDELMAMWGAPAEMPDHAARACRSAVEMLKLIEPLRERWKEITPDKFGFGIGINTGVARVGNTGSKVKFKYGPLGNAVNLASRVEGITKKLGVAALISDSTAQAIGKAFDHRRLAMVQVVGIKEPVLIHELKGGANEEWRSMSERYESALRAFDSGDLTGAARSLASLVHAHPDDSPSLVLLGRVVDALTRRDEHVDSIWRLKNK, encoded by the coding sequence GTGGGTCAAAAGGTCGAAGTCACTGTTTTTGATGGCGCTCAACAAACCTGGAATGGTGTCTCCCGCACACCGTTAGAGATTGGTCGTCAAATGGAAGGCGATCCTGGCCCCCGAGACCTGCAGGACCTCGGCGATCGCCAACGACTGGTGATCGCACCGGTCTCCGCACGGGCAGTGCCTCGCATCGCCGTCCGCATCGACGTCTTGGATTCGGGCGAATTGCAGGTCACCAACGCCCATTCGCGGATGTCGTTTTTCGTTGGTGGGCAAACCCAGCCACTCGCGCCTGGGAAATCGTTCCAGTCGGCTGACGAGATCATCGTCCAGCTGCCCGAAAATCGGATGCTGCGGCTCAACCAATCGGACCCTGAAAGCATCGTTTCGCCAACCAGCAGTGGCGATGGCGAAATGTTCCGAACGTTGTCGGGACAAGTCGAATCGACGATGGAGAACGTGGCTCCCGTCCGGCTGAAAGAACTATTTGATGGTGGCAGCCGTCAAGATCATGGACGAGTCGCGGTCGATCTGGTGCGAGCCGCTCTGACAGTGGTCCAGAAGGCGGCTGGGTCGAACGAATTTTTTGACTCCGCAGTTTCCGCCGTTGCCACGATGGTCGAACTGGACCGTGCACTGGTGTTGTTGCGTGAAGGCGACGAATGGACAGTCCGTTCGTCCTATTCGGCGGGTCAAGAAATGGCGACCCACGAAACCGATGGTGGCGATGGATCTAGCGCACCGATGAACTTCAGCCGTGGGCTGACCGATCGCGTGCTGGCGACCGGCAAGACGGTCATCTACGACCCCGCCAATTACATGCATACGGCGGATTCGTCGATGATGGTGCTCGATCGCGCGGTCGCTGCCCCTATCCTGAACGAAAAACGCGAGGTCATCGGTGCCATCTATGGCGACCGCCGATACGGGTCCGGTGCCGGTGATACACCGATCGGCGATCTGGAAGCCGCACTGCTAGAGGTCATGGCAGGAGCCGTTTCGTCGGGCATCGCGCGGCAGCGGCAAGAAGCCATTCGATCGTCCCTGACGCAGTTCTTCTCACACGCCATCGCCGAGCGGTTGGAGAAGAACGACGACCTGTTGGCCGGTCGTGATGCCGAGGTCACCGTTCTGTTTTGCGATATCCGCGGATTCAGCACGGTGTCCGAGCGAGTTGGGCCCAAGAAAACGATCGAGTGGATCAATGATGTGCTGACCGAACTTAGCCAATGTGTGACCAACACCGACGGAGTCCTAGTGGATTATGTGGGTGATGAACTGATGGCGATGTGGGGGGCACCGGCCGAGATGCCCGATCACGCCGCCCGCGCCTGTCGTTCGGCAGTCGAGATGTTGAAACTGATCGAACCGCTTCGTGAACGATGGAAAGAGATCACGCCGGACAAGTTCGGATTTGGGATCGGAATCAATACCGGCGTCGCAAGGGTCGGGAACACTGGATCGAAGGTCAAATTCAAATACGGCCCGTTAGGAAACGCGGTGAACCTTGCGTCGCGTGTCGAAGGGATCACCAAAAAATTAGGCGTCGCTGCTTTGATCTCCGATTCAACGGCCCAAGCCATCGGGAAGGCATTCGATCATCGCCGATTGGCAATGGTGCAGGTCGTCGGAATCAAAGAACCGGTGTTGATCCACGAACTCAAAGGCGGAGCGAACGAAGAATGGCGGTCGATGTCCGAACGTTACGAATCCGCCTTGCGCGCCTTCGATAGCGGCGATCTGACGGGAGCCGCGCGAAGTCTGGCTTCGCTGGTCCACGCCCATCCCGATGATAGCCCTAGCCTGGTCTTGTTGGGCCGCGTGGTGGATGCACTGACCCGGCGAGATGAACACGTCGATTCGATTTGGCGACTGAAAAACAAGTAG